The Eublepharis macularius isolate TG4126 chromosome 15, MPM_Emac_v1.0, whole genome shotgun sequence genomic interval CCAAAGTTCTACCAGGCAGGACATCCTGGTCAAAAAGCATCCACGTGTCCAGCAGAGAAAGCCTTGTCGTTCGGTATGCTCAGCTTTCCCGAGGGTTCTTGCTCAGCATTAGGCCGGGACCCCAAATCTGGCTCTCTTCGTCACGCTGAGACAGCTGACCGGTGCAAGAACCTCCACAGCCAGAGCAACACCAAGACAGAGGACCTGCAGCCAGCTAGCGCTCTGGACTGCCCTAGTGTTGCCCGGGCCCTGGATGAGACAGCCACACAAGACAGAGCTGCCAAGACCTTCTCCAATGCCACTTTGGCTTCGGGCAGGTGCAACATTGACAACATCATCTCCCTGCTAAAGAGCAAGTGTGGCAACGGGCGCATCAACCTCTACCCTGTGGTGCAGCTTATCGATATCATGAAGGATATCAACCGTCTCTCCCAGGATCTGAAGAGCTGTGGCGTTCACCTGGACTGCAGCGGCCTACAGTTCAACAGCCATGCACCACCCAATGAGGAAGGCCGGGATCAGGGGCTGCAGTACAGCTTCTACTCCTCGCCCGTGCTGGCCAACAGCATCCGTAGCCCCGAAGAGCAAGTGGCACAGGGCTGTACCAAAGCCGATCTGCCCAAGGAAAGTCGACCTAGCCTCTACATTGAAGAGGCAGAGGGGGACAATCAGATTACCCAGTACTCAGCCTGCCAGAGCAGCCCTGCTTTGAAGGCACCCAGCAGCCTAGATGAGGGCAGCAGCTCGGAATCTGATACCACCGACTATACCGAGCTGGCCGACACGGATATCTTGAGCGAGCTGGCTTCTCTGGCCTGCCCAGGCCCTCAGCTGCTAGAGCATGAGCACCCAGAGTCCCACTCCCAGTTGCTAGAAAGCCAGGAACTAGAGACGAGGTCCCAGTTAATCAGCTCACCGTCTCTGGAACACCAGCCTCAGCTAGTAGATTCCAAGTCTCTAGAGCCTCCTCCAGAGCCACTGGCCTTGCAGACCGTGGATCCCTTGCCGGCTCCCCTTGGGCTGCAGACTCTAGAGCCTCTGGAGCTGCAGACTCTAGAACCGTtgtctgactctctctctctccaatccCTGGAGCCCCTTTCTGAGCCATTAGGGCTACAGTCTTTAGGGACCCTGGATCACCAATTGCTCGACTCCCAAGCTCACCTTCTGGATCCCGAGGCTCAGCTGCTAGGCCCGCTTCCCAAGCTGTTAGACTCCCAGCCACATCTGGGGACAGACGAGTCCCTAGGAACACACCCGTTACAACCCCAGCCCCGCCTTGGAGGCTGCTCTGTGAGAGGAGTGGTGAGGCGAGGGGCAGGACGGGGCAGGGATGATCACAGGAAATATGCTCTACGCAGAACAGATAAACCAAAGATTCTCTGCCGTCGGAGGAGGGGAGGCCGGGGACGGCGGGCAGAGGTGGTAGCTGAGACCAGGGTCCTCCCCATGCCCGTACCAGTGGAAGTGGTAGTGGCGCAGCCAGAGGAAGTGAGCATGCCCGTGGTGGCTGCATCAGCAGATGAAGTGGATCCTCTCCTCTCGACCTTGGACCTAGAAGACAGTCAGAAGGCTGCTGCCAATCTGCCAGCCCCAAAGCCCAAATGCCGTGGGGTGCGCAGGATGGTGGTGAAGATGGCCAAGATCCCAGTTTCCCTCGGGAGGCGGAACAAGACTACATACAAAGTCTCCTCTCTGAGCAGCAACTTGAATTTGGAAGGCAAAGAGCTGACGTCTTGTAACTCGATGGAACCTACCCCACTGCTGAAGATGAAGAACAACGGCCGTAACGTCGTTGTGGTCTTCCCTCCTGGTGAGATGCCAATTATCCTAAAGCGAAAGCGGGGGAGGCCCCCTAAAAATCTAATGCTGGGGCCCTGCAAACCGAAGGAGCCCACCCCAGAGGTGAAgaaacggaggaggaggaagcagaaacTGGCATCGCCACAACCCTCTTATGTGGCCGATACCAACGACAGTAAAGCCGACTACTCAGATGTCCTGGCAAAGCTGGCCTTTCTAAACCGTCAGAGCCAATGTTCGGCACGTTGCTCCCCACCACGCTGCTGGACCCCAAGTGAACCGGACTCCATCCACCAGGCCCCTGACACTCAAAGCATCTCCCACTTTTTACACCGGGTCCAGGGGTTCCGCCGGCGTGGTGGCAAAGGAGGTGGGTTTGGCCGTGGAGGAAGCCACTCCGCCCGCTCATCTCGCTGCTCCTTTAGCGATTTCTTTGAAGGCATCGGCAAGAAGAAGAAGATAACCCCGGTAGCAGCCATGCATGCAGACCCTGTACACCCACGGAAACGAGGTCGACAAGAACCAGACTCCATGGACAAGCCCAAAagaaagaggcggtcccgcaagAACGGGGTGTTGTTTCCAGAGCAGAACCTTGGGCAGAACTTCAATGATGGGGCCTGTGAATGGAGTGGAGACAAAGAGAGCCCTTGGATGCCCCACCACGGACATCTCTCCAGCCAGACAAACAGGAACTGCAGTTACCAAGGTGCTGACTCTCGAACCTTCCATTCTTCCACAGTGGAGACCAGTTCTTCCAGCAGGAGTGGATTTTACAGTGGGAGTAATCCGTCGTCACAATCTGAGTTAAGCCAGGAGAGACACAGTCTTTTCACGGGCTACTTCCGCTCCTTGCTAGATTCGGATGATTCCTCTGATCTACTGGACTTTGCTCTCTCAAATACCCGCTCTGAGTCCCGGAAATCCACTACCACCTACACGGCCCCTCCCAACGCCATAGCTACCCAGAGGGGCATGGCATCATACCCGAGCCGGGGAGGCAAAGTGACACCGGCCTCCACCACCACTACTGCAACTACTGAGGCACCCTTCCATACAGTCATGCCAAGCCGGCAGTCATTTCCTCCCAACAGAGCGACAGGATACAACATGTCTCAGGCTCCTTCGGAGTGCCGTGGCGCAGACACCTTCCAAAAGCTGGCACCGCTTTCAGCTGTCTCCAGGTCACCCACAGCTCACTCCTCAGCCGCCTCCAGCTATGCACAGTACggcagctacagcagcagtgGAGGGCAGAACGTGACCTCCTCTAGCCTGTTCCAGCAAGGGAAGCCATACCATGCCACACAGGACTGCCCGAACAACAAAGACTGCAGCTTCACCTATGGCAGTGGGAACAGCCTGCCCTCGTCGCCAAGCAGCGCCCACAGCGTCAGCTACACCCAGCAGACTTCAGCCCCCAGCTTGCCCTTGAGTAAGGCCTCCTTCTTCAGCAGTTCAGACCCCAGCCAGTTCTCCAGCTCCTCCCACACCCCCATGCGGTGTGATAGTCGTGCCAGCACTGTGTCCCCTGGCGGCTACATGGTTCCCAAAGGTTCAGCCTCCTTCCAGCCTTCGCCCGAGAACTGTCGGCAGTTCCCCAGTGCCTCCCAATGGTCTTTCCGGCAAGGCTACAGCAGCCTGGACTGGAGCTCTGACACCTTCAGCCAGCTCTACAATCCCGGCTTCGACTGCCATATCAACGAGCCCAACGTCATCCTAGATATCTCCAACTACACACCACAGAAAGCCAAGCAGCAAACGGTGTCTGAGACCTTCTCCGAGTCCTCTTCGGACAGCACTCAGTTCAACCAGCCAGCCGGGTATCGAAGGGCCAACAGTGAGGCCTCGTCTAGCGAAGGTCAGTCCAGCCTTTCTAGCCTGGAGAAACTCATGATGGACTGGAATGAGTCATCTTCCGCCCCAGGTTACAACTGGAACCAGAGTGTCTTGTTCCAAAGTAGCTCCAAGCCAGGACGTGGAAGACGAAAGAAAGTGGACATATTTGATGCTGCCCACCTGAATTTCACAACGTCTGCATATCCCTCCAAGCGGGGCACAGGGGCCAGGCAGCCTCGGGGCTCCCGGGGAGCCTGTGCCTCCAAAAAGGAGAGAGGCACAGGGAAAACCAAGTTCCCTGCCAAATCCCAGCCGGTGAACCCGCTGTTCcaagacagtactgaccttggccTAGATTACTATAGTGGAGACAGTAGTATGTCCCCTCTGCCCTCCCAGTCCCGGGGCTTTGGGCTCAGTGAAAGGGATCCATGTGACTACGCGGGGCCTTACTCCATGAATCCCTCCACTCCTTCTGACGGCACCTTTGGGCAAGGGTTCCAGAGTGACTCCCCCGGACTCGGGCAGCCAGACCTGGAGAGCAAACATTTCCCCAGCCTCCCTCACCAGCTGGCTGCCCCGCCCCCTCCACAGACTGTGTTTGAAACAGGCTTGCAAAAAGCTTTCTCGCCCAACTGCTCCCCGACCCTGGCCTTTAAAGAGGACTTACGGTCCGGTGACATCCGGAAGCTTCCAGCCTGCGACTCGCTCAAACACACCATGCAAGGGGCCGGCGGCATGTCCCATTCGGCTGCACACATGACCTGCCGGGACCTGCCCATGTCCCAGCCACACTACGATTCTCCCAGCTGCAAAACCCCTGGCTATTGGTACTCCCCCACCGCTAGCACTCGCAGCCCCCCCTACGACAACAAAGCTGGGGTCGGGATGCTCCTGGACTTCATGGGGAGGAGCCCGGATGCTTCCTGCCTCAACCCCCACCTGACTAGCCCCCCCAGCACCAACCCTTCTAAGAGCGAGAAGGAGCCCATGGACATGGCCAGGGCTCACCACCGGGGGGCCTACATTTGCCCCTTGATGAACGACTTGAATATCTCCCCAGTCCCGAGAGACTCTGTGCTGCCGCTGCAGGACAACTACAGGTACCCCAGCTTTGCCCCGCAAGGGCACTCCATCATGGCCGCAGCCCAGAAGAGTGGGTTTTTGGGTCCGATGCTAGAGCAACACCCTGAGGACACGTTCACAGTCACCTCATTGTAGTGTCATCTGAAGTGCCAACCGGACAACGAGGTTTTGTTTCAGGGTAGGTGCTGGAAGAGACACCGGAAAGGGAGTGGCATGCTTTtgaggggaggggctgtttggggCTCCTTTGCAATGTGCCGGCTAAGAGCTTTACAGGGTATTGTCGAATTGCCAAACAGGGAACGCTGGGGGAAGATAAAAGGAGGGGTGGTGGTCAGTTTGCCAAGGCAGAAGGAAGGGGCCCCAGTAGCTGGTTCATTACGGGGAGTTAGGGCTCAGCTGCAGTGATCGATTGGCTGGCTCCTTGCCTCCCTTGAAGAAAGAATCCGCATACGAGGACAGGAGCAGCCAGGGGCTTGCACAGCCTGCCAAGACTACCTTTGAAGGAGATTGGGAGGAGCCAGTCAGGACAGCCCCAAGTTAGCCTCAACAGGCTGTGGGAGAAGGAGCTGTCAACAGCAGGAGAAACAAGGAGCTGGAAACCCCCTCCGCCCTTACTTCTGAGGCCAGTGAGTGGCACCCTCTGCCTGCCACGTTGGGAAGCAGGCCTCAACGGCCCCTCAGGATGGTGAAGAGAAATATGGGATCTGCATTGCCTTCAAAAATGGTTGTTGATTTGCCGGAGTTCCTAGATAAGGGGTGGCCATGCCATGTATCCGGGCTTACAAATTCCACACCAAATGCAGTCTTCCAGGGGCCAATTCGCACATTATGGAGAacacaggttgggtctggggTCGCCACCTTGTGTCCTGTGTAACCGTTACATGTGTGCTGTGGGCTCTCCTCAATATCTGTGCATGTGGTGCCCAattcagggccatttccacacgtcttgcctgcctgcagaacatggCACGAAAGActtggaagacagtgtcttctcatgtgaaatcATGCCAGAAAGACACTGTTATCCGGGAGCTTTGCGcgattttgcacaaaactcccggataacagcgtcttcctggtgcgattccGCATGAGAAAATGGTGTCTTCCacgcgatgttccacaggcaggtaagacatgtggaaacggcccagattacaAATTTGGAATGTGTGGAGAGGAAGCTTCCACCTCCCCCG includes:
- the AHDC1 gene encoding transcription factor Gibbin, whose product is MGALSPASPLDWENGGNPPAEWIPRSQGSGLRQPNSEVELGERNFKVTLHCKHTRPRELKCNSRSSKAEGQSSMFADPHASNCSAKRHAGEDELRRRLKSQVPSLPSGGSIHSSSDCSREPKFYQAGHPGQKASTCPAEKALSFGMLSFPEGSCSALGRDPKSGSLRHAETADRCKNLHSQSNTKTEDLQPASALDCPSVARALDETATQDRAAKTFSNATLASGRCNIDNIISLLKSKCGNGRINLYPVVQLIDIMKDINRLSQDLKSCGVHLDCSGLQFNSHAPPNEEGRDQGLQYSFYSSPVLANSIRSPEEQVAQGCTKADLPKESRPSLYIEEAEGDNQITQYSACQSSPALKAPSSLDEGSSSESDTTDYTELADTDILSELASLACPGPQLLEHEHPESHSQLLESQELETRSQLISSPSLEHQPQLVDSKSLEPPPEPLALQTVDPLPAPLGLQTLEPLELQTLEPLSDSLSLQSLEPLSEPLGLQSLGTLDHQLLDSQAHLLDPEAQLLGPLPKLLDSQPHLGTDESLGTHPLQPQPRLGGCSVRGVVRRGAGRGRDDHRKYALRRTDKPKILCRRRRGGRGRRAEVVAETRVLPMPVPVEVVVAQPEEVSMPVVAASADEVDPLLSTLDLEDSQKAAANLPAPKPKCRGVRRMVVKMAKIPVSLGRRNKTTYKVSSLSSNLNLEGKELTSCNSMEPTPLLKMKNNGRNVVVVFPPGEMPIILKRKRGRPPKNLMLGPCKPKEPTPEVKKRRRRKQKLASPQPSYVADTNDSKADYSDVLAKLAFLNRQSQCSARCSPPRCWTPSEPDSIHQAPDTQSISHFLHRVQGFRRRGGKGGGFGRGGSHSARSSRCSFSDFFEGIGKKKKITPVAAMHADPVHPRKRGRQEPDSMDKPKRKRRSRKNGVLFPEQNLGQNFNDGACEWSGDKESPWMPHHGHLSSQTNRNCSYQGADSRTFHSSTVETSSSSRSGFYSGSNPSSQSELSQERHSLFTGYFRSLLDSDDSSDLLDFALSNTRSESRKSTTTYTAPPNAIATQRGMASYPSRGGKVTPASTTTTATTEAPFHTVMPSRQSFPPNRATGYNMSQAPSECRGADTFQKLAPLSAVSRSPTAHSSAASSYAQYGSYSSSGGQNVTSSSLFQQGKPYHATQDCPNNKDCSFTYGSGNSLPSSPSSAHSVSYTQQTSAPSLPLSKASFFSSSDPSQFSSSSHTPMRCDSRASTVSPGGYMVPKGSASFQPSPENCRQFPSASQWSFRQGYSSLDWSSDTFSQLYNPGFDCHINEPNVILDISNYTPQKAKQQTVSETFSESSSDSTQFNQPAGYRRANSEASSSEGQSSLSSLEKLMMDWNESSSAPGYNWNQSVLFQSSSKPGRGRRKKVDIFDAAHLNFTTSAYPSKRGTGARQPRGSRGACASKKERGTGKTKFPAKSQPVNPLFQDSTDLGLDYYSGDSSMSPLPSQSRGFGLSERDPCDYAGPYSMNPSTPSDGTFGQGFQSDSPGLGQPDLESKHFPSLPHQLAAPPPPQTVFETGLQKAFSPNCSPTLAFKEDLRSGDIRKLPACDSLKHTMQGAGGMSHSAAHMTCRDLPMSQPHYDSPSCKTPGYWYSPTASTRSPPYDNKAGVGMLLDFMGRSPDASCLNPHLTSPPSTNPSKSEKEPMDMARAHHRGAYICPLMNDLNISPVPRDSVLPLQDNYRYPSFAPQGHSIMAAAQKSGFLGPMLEQHPEDTFTVTSL